The proteins below are encoded in one region of Gopherus flavomarginatus isolate rGopFla2 chromosome 12, rGopFla2.mat.asm, whole genome shotgun sequence:
- the LOC127032494 gene encoding olfactory receptor 14A16-like, with protein sequence MSNQITMTKFLLLGFFDVPGLQILHFVVFLVLYLASLLENLLIITVIALNHQLHTPMYFFLMNLSILDLGSVSVTIPKSMANSLMNTRLISYSGCVAQVFLVFFFASADFAILTIMAYDRYVAICQPLHYETVMNRRACVQMAASAWISVILYSAVHTGNTFAISFCGGNEVNQFFCEVPQLLKLACSNSDLSEVGFLIFSVCLASSCFVFIIVSYVQIFTTVLRIPSEQGQHKAFSTCLPHLIVVSLFICTENFAYLKSTSSSTSGLDLMVAVLYSMLPPMTNPIIYSMRNKELKGALCKLIGWRLLSKNKMSVFLHQ encoded by the coding sequence atgtccaaccaaatCACCATGACCaaattccttctcctgggattctttGATGTTCCAGGACTGCAGATTTtacactttgtggtgtttctagtgCTCTACCTGGCATCCCTGCTGGAGAACCTTCTCATCATCACAGTCATAGCCCTCAACCACcaacttcacacccccatgtacttcttcctgatgaatctgtccatccTAGACCTCGGCTCCgtctctgtcaccatccccaaatccatggccaactCCCTCATGAACACAAGATTGATTTCTTATTCTGGATGTGTCGCCCAAGTCTTTCTTGTCTTCTTCTTTGCTTCAGCAGATTTTGCCATACTGACCATCATGGCGTACGACCGATATGttgccatctgccaaccactgcactatgagacaGTGATGAATAgaagagcttgtgtccaaatggcagccagtgcctggatcagtgTTATTCTCTATTCTGCAGTCCACACTGGAAACACTTTTGCAATCTCCTTCTGTGGCGGCAATGAGGTgaatcagttcttctgtgaagtCCCCCAGCTCCTCAAGCTAGCTTGTTCTAACTCAGACCTCAGTGAAGTCGGGTTTCTCATCTTTAGTGTGTGCTTAGCCTCAAGCTGCTTTGTTTTCataattgtgtcatatgttcagatcttcaccacagtgctgagaatcccctctgagcagggccagcataaagccttctccacctgcctccctcacctcattgtggtctccTTGTTTATTTGCACTGAGAACTTTGCCTACTTGAAATCCACCTCTAGCTCAACCTCAGGTCTGGATCTCatggtggctgttctctattcTATGTTGCCACCAATGACGAATccgatcatctacagcatgagaaaCAAAGAGCTCAAAGGTGCACTGTGTAAACTGATAGGTTGGAGGTTATTATCTAAGAATAAAATGTCCGTATTTCTCCATCAGTAA